The window GACCAATCACAAAGGAGAAATATTTTAGCTCTTAACCAATAGGTTGACAGTGTTAAAAATCAGAGGAGGCATTACACAACCTGACCTGATTGGCTGCCTGTTATCAGATACTTTCATAATAAAGATACCGCTTTACTACTagtataaatacatttcaatgTACAACTCTTTTCCCAGTAgtggtagtagtagtaatagttTGTAATATATATACAAgtgcaataaaacaaaacaaaataaaataaaacacacttgATAAGTACAAttactttttttgtaattttgtatcTGTACACCAAGATAATGGATTTCAATTCAATTGATTCAAGAACTTTTTATATGTACCCCCTATTTTCAGAGGGTCGAAACATGTACAATTATACAACAAGTTATTTGATGATTAGATGAGGTCTGTTCACTCGTTATTCCGTGCATTTAGTAGCAGTGCACTGATATGCTCAATACGAGGTCTAAAGAGATGTTGCTGCAAGCAAAGGAGACACTCATTAAACACCTGGCAAATCATCTCAAGGGAGGAAGTGCAGCATTTGGTTATAAATTCTAGACTTCAGGCACCAACTGCAAAATATTTTCATCCAAAAACAATAGTATGATAGTACCTGTTGTTATGTACCTCAGGTAAGTACATAACAACAGGTTAATATGAACTGGATCAATTCTCTTGTGCTTTTCTCCTATGCTTGACTACAAATTTGCTTCACAGTAAGTTAAGTTTATTCCAAAGAAACCACATAATCAGCATGGCTGAAATTGTTGTGTGCAATTAAAATACTTATCAAGCTGAAAAGATACTAAGGAGtagtaaattatttataaatgcCTTATTGATCACTTTTATACCAGGCTGCGAAACACTTCCCTCATGTGACTTGATCAGTATTATTAGAAACTGAGGAAACCATAAGCAACCAAgggatttttttattcaaaGGACATATTCATTATGCTATGTGCTGCTAACTTGAACAGGGGTttcaaacttaaatgagctgtgggccactgctggcactgtcatctcatgTGAGGACCAttttagtgttcaagtagtacaaaaaacaaacaaacaagaaaacacccacaaatatttgTGAGTTTAGTGTTTGTTGTATAAAAATCTACGGAGAGACCAAAAGACAGTAGTCTATTCTACaggaaatgtttggttttcttgaAGGAATTGGTCTGGTAGATTATTTAATTCTATTTAAGAGTAATTGATGGATATAACATGTCTTTGAAAACAGATTTGAAGGAggggaaacagaaagaaaaggctgaggtatgcccaactacacaagaactggactgtagaacagtggcaacaggtcaggAGAGAGAGGTATAGCAGAGTGTATACAGCCACCTGgaaaacacagtggtgttgggatCTTCGCAAATTGATGGAATAATGAACACAAAAaataccatcagattttgatccaccacaTATTACCATCTGGAAAACATGTGATTCAAATCAAACAATGGATCACTATTAGTCATAGACTGGCCTTCCCAGCGCCTGGACCTCatcattactgaagcagtgtgggaacATCTTGAGAAAGagtggaacaaaaggcagcgaACGTTCAAAAAAGAcctctgaatgtccttcaagaaacctggagaactatttctgaagactgcttaaagaaatgaTAAGAAAGCTTATCAAAGAGCGTTCAGGGTGTGTTGAAAAACTGATATGTTTatatcaaatattgactttcaagcgtattagaatggtccaaaatctttttttttctgtacttcaatgtactgtatgtttgcacatatcTCACTAAATCGGTGTGCctaataaaatacaaagaaatgcatGGCCTAAGACTGTCTATCGTGCCACCCCAGCAGTTGAAGCACTCTGTTTAGTTGCTACTGTCAAACATTAGACGACTCTCTGAAACATCGGTACAGTTGGTCTCATGAATGCTGCCTTCGCGTGTCCTGTGCAATGTTAGACTCCAGGTAGAATAAACGTTTTAAAACAGCAGACCGAATACACATTGGCGTTTATGCGGAAATTAATTGTGTGCTCCGTCTTTGTCTCAGACTGCCTCGATAGCACGGCTCACACGCTTTCTCAGCTGCACATCTGTCAGATGTGTTTCGTATACGGTTTCCAAAAGGCAGAACTGTGCTTGAACGCAGCAGTGCCTGAAGCTAACGCTAGCTTTCCCTTCAGTGCTATGAGTTAAGCAAGACTGAAGGTAAGGGCAAAAATTATATTCCTAAACAAGGTCTGTCAAATTTAACTCATACGAGTGCCATAGTGATGTATTCCCAATACATACGGGGACCTGCAGTAGTCCGACAAGGCTTTATTTAGTGAAGAGCGGCAGTTATGCTCTCTTGTAGTGGctcagctaatgttagctacTCAGACGTCGCTTTCTTTGCATAACATTAGTAACCAAATACAGAAAGGTAAGACTAACATTACAAATCAgcactagtaactataattgaactGTCACTTTTGTCCTAATATTGACTTTATAAAGATTGTATTAAACCAACACAGTCTAACTTAGCAAAAGCTAAAGTATGTAAGTGTTCCAGTAGTATATGAGCTGAATTTAGCTAGTGTCCTAGTTTAGCATACTAAGGGTGAGGTGTAATGTCAGCGTTTGCATCCCAAGCAGAAcatctttcaaagtaaaagaaaaaaggcagcgAGATGCCACACTGCCACAATACTCACCAAAAAGCTAAATGTTAAATTATAGCATCCTCTTTGATGTGAGGATTTGAGTGAAATAAACTACAAGAGCCTTGATAGTTGAAATCTTTCAATGTGTATAATTATGAGGATTAAAAACTTAGTCATTGTTGACTGCAGACTTACATAAAGCGGAACCTAGACCTTGGCCATGTGCTATCTTATCTTTTTGTACACAGTGCTGGGAATGCAGCCACCGCTGCCACCTGAAGCAGTCAGAGAGCTGGTGTGCTCTTGCCTGCAAAGAGACCCCGTAGCAGCAGACCTGCGATGCAGCCTCTTCGTTGCTGCCACTCAGAACTACAAGAGAGACTCTTTGCTCAGACCATTCCCTCCTCGTTACTTAAGTGGTGACAATAAGGAGTTTGAGGAGTTGGTGAGTGCTAAAGTGATTGTCAAAACCTCTTGATTATAGTCAGTGGTAGTCTATGCTTGCTTAAGTGCTCCTCAGTTTAATCATACAAGCTTTAACCAGCCTCAGGGGTAGGGTCAAGATCACCAAACCAACAGCAGCAGTGCCTCTGTAGTTCAGCCATGTATTCATTCACTCAGGTAACTGATCAGAATGATCACCAAGCCTATAAACAGAGGTATCCTAGCACAAGGACACTCATTAACATGAAAAGTGATACAGAGCTTTAAATGGCAACTAGAAAAAataacatgcatgcacacatctACACAAAAGGGGAAGACAGAGGGATGGCAGACTCAACAGCAGAACATAAAATGTAGCTACTTCAGAAAAACTATACCCAGCAAGTAATCGGTATCAACTCTCAAATCCACTACCACTCAAATAGCCTGACCTATGATCCTGTGTTGAACGAGCGGGAAGAAACAagaattgtttatttttagttgaGATATGGTCTGCTAAGATAATTGAGAGAACTGATCAAATGTAACATGATATATATATCCACTCGGTGGCAGTGATGTGCTGTTAATGGTAGCTTCATGCCAATTATTACTCATAGATGAATTTGTGATCATTTCATGTCTTTGGTGTCTTCTCACTTTGAGAGACGTGTGTTCCGAGGAGTAAAAGAGACATTTGAATCTGTTTGTGGTAATATGATAAagaaaggagtttttccttctccagCTGGCAGATGTGAACTCGTTGCCTGGTGTGAGAGAGCTGGTGAGACTACGACCTGGAGAAGCAGATCATCATTTGGCCCTCGCACACTGGATTCTGTCTTCAAAGAGCTTTGCTGTAAAGACACTACAGAAGGAAGAGGTATGTTACAGGCATAGAGAGATAAACCACAAACTTGCATCACTTTCTTCTTTGTTCAAGCGTGTTTCTCCGATCTTCACTAGTACGCCAAACTCTGCAGCCTGACGGAAAATGAAGGGATGTCTGCACCCGTGCCAGACTTCCTCTTTGAGCTGGAGTACTCTGATCAGATGAACGCCAGGTTTGAGAGGACGAGGGAAGGACGAGATGTTTTCTATGCTTTCCACGGGAGCCGCTTGGAGAACTTTCATTCGATCATTCACAACGGCCTGCACTGTCACCTCAACAAGGTCAGTGTACCGAaaccttatttaaaaaaaatttttttacagATCAAATATTTGATCTTGAGGAGCAAGACGAGTTTAAGAGGATGCTGAAGGGCTGGAGTGTAAATCAGAGTGATACATTGTGCTTACATGGACATTTTTCATTGCAGAACTCTGTGTTTGGAGAGGGGACCTACCTCACTAGTGACCTCAGTATGGCTGTCCTTTACAGTCCCCACAGCAGCGGCTGGAGAGAAAGCATTCTAGGTCCACTGCTGAGCTGTGTCGCCTTGTGTGAAGTCATTGATCATCCAGATGTTAAATGCCAGGTGAAGAAAAAAGGTATGTTTAACAGTCAGGTAAAAGCAGTATGTCTTCAACGTGGATTCCAAAGCTATGAGGAGGCAACAAAAAAGTGACAGTTTATGAAAACACCTGAGCTATCAACAATTAGCAATAAGATATATGGAGTAAAGAGGTAAAAAATGTGTGCATTTGTACATATATGACGCATCACAGTTTTTAAATAAGagtgaatggtaaatggtaaatggcctgtatttatatagcgctttaataGTCCAGAGAGACTGGGAAGAGAAAAGGAACAGAGCAGATAATGGGAGACATAATtcggtggggggggggggggcagtgggCAAATAAGATAACTAGATAATGATGAATAATGTCTGACTTGCTGTTGGGAATATACTGTGTaacctacattttttttttttgtaattgtatttatttgcatTGTTTGCTatcttaatttatttaattatttacttattttgaattttttaggATTAACatttcaattattattattattattactattattattattattattactattattattattttaatacctGCCATATGttcattatatttttgtgttggatactgttgaaaaaacaaataaacatacGTTTAAACAATTCGGTGGAGTGAGCAGAACCAGAGCAGAAATGGGCAAGGGTCTTGATGGGTGAGTGATGTTAGATAGGGATAACTTCGAATGACACGTCATGTAACAAGGCTGTAACAAAATTAGTATTTGTTGTTTGATACTTGAGTCGTGATACTTCACATAGCAGAAAATAATACCTAACGATCAGTCGGCATAAGATGGAGAAAGAGAAAGGTGGTGGGGATCTGGGTGGTTTCGATGTTTGTGGTCTGTGGTCATTGCTGGTATCGCTGTAATCACTGGgagctgttgttgctgctggtGCTGATGGGACTAAAACAGCTGTGGGTACCAAGCCTGCACTAATGATCATGTAGACAATGCACAGTGATGTTTTTAAGTCTCTTTGCGTGCACAAGATCCACCAAGGCTCCTGTGCTAACTTGGTTAAAACAAGGTACTTTTATCGCTTAAATACCTATATACACTtttcccatccatccatccatccatccgtccgtccattttcttccacttatccggggTGGGGTTGCGGAGGcggcagcccaagcagagaagtccagacctccctctccccagccacctcttcCAGCTTGTCCGGAGGAACACCCAGGTGTTCCCAGGCCGAgggatataatctctccagcgtgccatgggtctgccccggggcctcctcccggtgggacatgcccggaacacctcacccaggaggcgcccaggaggcatccttgtcagatgcctgaaccacctcaagtggctcctttcaatgtggaggagcagcggctctactctaagcccctcccgaatggccgaaCTTATCACCCTAtgtctaagggagaggccagccacccttcggaggaagcccataTCCGCTGCTTGtattcgcgatctcgttctttcggtcactacccacagctcgtgaccataggtccacatcactgcggccgctgcaccaatctgtctgtcgatctcccgctcccttctcccgtcactcgtgaacaagaccccgagatacttaaactcctccacttggggcaggaacccGTCCCTGACCTGGAGTGCACTTTTTCCATTTACTCTAACTTAGCCCTCAAAACACTTACAAATcactttcattcattcacacGCACACATTAATGCACTGCTTTATTCTCTTGTCTTTTAAGCACTTTTTACCTCTTACAAACACTCACGTGGATGCACTTCATCCAGTATCTTGGACAGGGACACTTGGACCAGCGCACTGGAGTATGCACGCAATCTGCTTTCCTGATTCACAGCTGACCTCCACTTATCAGGAAGAGTGAGGACTTAATGTCCAGACAGGCTGGAGTTAGGGAAACAGAAAAACTCACTGTTGCCAAAAAAATGAAttgggaaagaaaaaacccccaccAAAAATACCAATTCAGGGAGTTACAAAGTACTGCAGAGAGTACTCATGGTAGCGATAACAGTCTTATATGATGTAATATGACACGTTGTGGGTAAAAAAAATTGCCTACACTTTGTCTTGAATTTATTTCAGACCTTTATGCCTCTCAAAACACTCAGTAACTGCATAAATCTTTCCAGGAATGTTCTACCTTCTTATTGCTCTTTAAATCAGAGCCTATTAAAGCCTTCcgcttatttttcatttcagattCTGAAGTTGTAGACCGCCAGCGCTCGAGGGCAAAGAACAGTGAAGGAGGGGATGTACCACATAAATACTTTGTAGTCACCAATAATCAGCTTTTACGAGTCAAGTACCTGCTTGTTTACTCTCAGCAGAGGCACCTGTCCAGGTAAGACTTTTCTGGGACAAATGATGCAGTTTGCTTTTGTGTACTGGTGAATAGGCAACATTAGACATAAAAATGCTTTCATACAGAACAGGATTGGGTGAAAAATCAGAAATTCAATGTGAAAGTTGTGGAAAGGTCACATTTATTTGAATGTCCTCCAGCACACAGTTTCAGTAATCTGATTACAGCCCACTAAGAGCAAAGAAGAGAAgcagaata is drawn from Pelmatolapia mariae isolate MD_Pm_ZW linkage group LG7, Pm_UMD_F_2, whole genome shotgun sequence and contains these coding sequences:
- the parp16 gene encoding protein mono-ADP-ribosyltransferase PARP16, with the translated sequence MQPPLPPEAVRELVCSCLQRDPVAADLRCSLFVAATQNYKRDSLLRPFPPRYLSGDNKEFEELLADVNSLPGVRELVRLRPGEADHHLALAHWILSSKSFAVKTLQKEEYAKLCSLTENEGMSAPVPDFLFELEYSDQMNARFERTREGRDVFYAFHGSRLENFHSIIHNGLHCHLNKNSVFGEGTYLTSDLSMAVLYSPHSSGWRESILGPLLSCVALCEVIDHPDVKCQVKKKDSEVVDRQRSRAKNSEGGDVPHKYFVVTNNQLLRVKYLLVYSQQRHLSRHSRSRSWLLRHHFAIMMSLYLLLLIFIGALNSNTFVSFWNRLFR